The region TGACGAGTGTCTTACAATGTCTTACAAGTGGCGGGAATTCTTAACGATTGACGAGAAAAGGAAGGGAAAGAGTTTGTGAATGGCATTCTAAAgcaatttatttatattttcttCTACTAAGACCCAACTAAATTCAGCGATTTACAAAACGTATTCGAGAAACACTTGAGCACTACTTCGACAATGAAACCCCGGCTGTCGCGCTTGGTAAGTTTACTGATGCATCGTTTCTTAGTACATCAAAGCACATGCAAATTAAGTCatcttttatttcctttcctcATAATTCTCCTTTTCTTTCGTGAAAGTATAGTTTTCAAACCATAAAGgtgtttttctttcatcttctATGGATTTTTATACATGgttttttttgagaaatcgaCGGACGATGCCTTCCGCAATTTGCTGAATGAAAACACGTTTCCATCTGCAACGAAAAGAAATACAATTCCTGTTACTGTGGAAGTTAATGGTAAGCCGGTTAACAGGTTATACGTTCTAATTGAAAGTTTCGAGAGAACTTAAAAGAATTTAACTTTTCGGGGCTTTTCTTTCAGGGAATCTTGACAGATTTGCCACGAAATTCGATCAACGGTTTCGACGATACGAAGTAAACTTATATCGTGAAATGATGTTTTTCGGATTTTCGGTTTCAGTGGTTTTTAAGCAGTCTCTCTTCATGGtttttctctttactttttAATGTAGCTCCTTAATACCCATCTGATGGCTTTACTATCAACCTCATTTCTCAGCGCAGAAAAATGgagcaattttgttttttcttaaggtggctccatATGGTTATTCGCTGTTCGTTTTGCGCGCGCTGGTATCCACCATCCTCGGGAATTTGCCCATTACTCTTAGTTGCACCTCTCTCGAACCTATCGAAATAAAATTCTGGGAGATAAAACTACCCTTTTGAACCATCACTGTTAAATTAACAGGGTTTTACCTGGAATTAGAAATATCTAAAGATAGGTTGTTTAcagtgtttgttttggtttaattttaattttctcccatTTCCTTCGGTAAAAATTTCCCTAACTTTGACATAACATGAAATTTGTCCAGAGGAATCTtctgaaggccaaaaaaataggggttACCACGGTAGTTTCGTCGCATTTAGCGAATATGTGTTTTTTAGCTCCACTTAAAAAACTGGCTTACAAATGTTCTTGATTAATTGGCAGATGGAAGGCACAAATAGTAATTACCGCTCtgtaaaatttgaagaaatttcaccGAAGAAAACTGGAGATATTCACGTGTAAGTTTCGCATTTTTCGATCGCACGACACGGCACGTCACAGAATAGGAATTCGCCAAGATCACTATTTGAGCATGCGTGAAATTCTCAACCACGCGCACACGCGCGCGGAATTGGATCGTTTACATGATCGTGAGCCAAGAAATCGAAGGAACTTTGAACGAAAGTGAACTTAGCCTCGAGCTCTTCGCAAAAATGGACAAACTTTCGACTTAATAATTAGTGAAGTACCTGCTGTTAAGCGGAATTCTTTGAAATTTCCTCGAAATGTTTCAATATTgcaagcactattctttttgtACGGGTGACTCTTGGCGCCGACGAGCGAGCAGACAATGGCGGCTGTGATAGAATGCAAACAAGCCCTTTTCTCCCAAACCTGTTGAACAAATTTCTCAAATCTGCGTACTCAAGCCCACTTCCAGCCATGTCCTCTGCGATGGTCTGTTTTACTGGGCTATCTTGATGACCTGGATTGTACAACTTTCCTTTAAAAGACAGAAGTCGGTTGTGGCGGTCGTCGAGGTATTTCATGTCTGCTGCATCATCTTTCACTGACATCAACGAGCTTCTGTTTACGATTGTTTCATTTGAAAGAGCCAGTCTGGAGGAAAACAAGATTCTACGGAGGGCAGAGACATCTTCCAGGGCGTCGTGGGCTTCAAAAGTTTCCTTAAACAGGTGTTCGTAAAGAGAACTTTGGTTTGACTTTGGAAATTGACCTTGTTCATTTTGTAGAGATGGGTGCTTGTCCTTAATCAGTGATTTGAACAGGAGAAGAGTGTCAGCACACTTGATGTTCACAGAACTGAGTTCAGCAACAAAATTGTGTCCACCGTTCCGAAGAAGTATAGGGACATCAAACGTGGCGGCATTATGTCCTGCTAAGACTGtgtaaactttttttgtggtgcGGTTCGAAGCCTCAGTGGTACTCGCCTTCAAGAAGTTTAAGAATTGCGTAAGTGCTTCCTCTAAAGGTAAAACTGTAACAGGGTGATTGTCCTTGCAAAGAGTGCGGATTCCATTCACAGTCTTAATTGTTAGGTTGTTTACTTTTGAAGCATGAGCATCGATGTCTCTGTTTGGAAGAATATAGCACGAGAAATTTTTACCTGACTTGTCCACTGCTGCAAGCTGGCAGAGCTCGGCTAATTTGCCAGTGGAATTTGTTTCAGTGTCAAACAacacaaaattataaaaaatactgtcattgtatttttcctttttaattgaCGGTCTTTGAATGTTGTTCGGAACTGATTTCTGGTAGTCTTCTTGCTGTTCTTTTGTAATTACACTACAAAGTTCAGAGACTGTGTTCAGTTCTGTTGTTGTTTCACTAGTAAGgttcagaccaatgttactTTGGTACATAGTACCTTCCTTTGCCTCTTTCTTGGAGGTGtctgaaatgttttgtttgttcAACTGTGATCGGCGTCGTTTGAATGTGACTGctgattttctgtttttgtccATTGTggttttcctttccattttttgattaaattgtttgcagaaaaatcctggatctaTGTTGAGGGCTTCCAAAGTGTGGGGTATATAGGTGTATCCTAAATTGATTTGTGATATTCCACAAGACACTCTAAAGTCGTTACTTTCACTTCCTCCATAGTAACGAATCTTGGGGTTTTTAGAGCCCACCACACTGTTCAGAGATTCATTGCGCTGAGAATTTGCAGCAGGGACCAATTTCCGAATGACAGTATCAGTGCTGTATTCTCCAAACAGGGATATCAAAGCCAATTTAAGGTTGTCTCCATGGAGGTCTTTGCCATAGGGAAGGTCTCTGTGGTTATAATTCTCTGGATCTTTCTTAGAACCACACCAGGATTCATCGCAGCCATGATGATCACCAAATGCATGGGGAACTATGTTTTGCATTccagttttcatttttatgtgATTTCCCTTGTTTTGTGCTATGC is a window of Montipora capricornis isolate CH-2021 chromosome 13, ASM3666992v2, whole genome shotgun sequence DNA encoding:
- the LOC138028747 gene encoding uncharacterized protein, with the protein product MGWQKRGKGHNSRTGHAAAMSLATGKVLDYVTKKKACRTCEAAKRAGRQPKKHDCRKNHSGSSKAMEASAAVELFTNVTKSNVKFSTYAGDDDSTTELHLKQKVPYGVEKWSDTVHIKRSLTTRLYNLSQRSKFPNCSILSQKVINYLVKCFTYCIAQNKGNHIKMKTGMQNIVPHAFGDHHGCDESWCGSKKDPENYNHRDLPYGKDLHGDNLKLALISLFGEYSTDTVIRKLVPAANSQRNESLNSVVGSKNPKIRYYGGSESNDFRVSCGISQINLGYTYIPHTLEALNIDPGFFCKQFNQKMERKTTMDKNRKSAVTFKRRRSQLNKQNISDTSKKEAKEGTMYQSNIGLNLTSETTTELNTVSELCSVITKEQQEDYQKSVPNNIQRPSIKKEKYNDSIFYNFVLFDTETNSTGKLAELCQLAAVDKSGKNFSCYILPNRDIDAHASKVNNLTIKTVNGIRTLCKDNHPVTVLPLEEALTQFLNFLKASTTEASNRTTKKVYTVLAGHNAATFDVPILLRNGGHNFVAELSSVNIKCADTLLLFKSLIKDKHPSLQNEQGQFPKSNQSSLYEHLFKETFEAHDALEDVSALRRILFSSRLALSNETIVNRSSLMSVKDDAADMKYLDDRHNRLLSFKGKLYNPGHQDSPVKQTIAEDMAGSGLEYADLRNLFNRFGRKGLVCILSQPPLSARSSAPRVTRTKRIVLAILKHFEEISKNSA